A portion of the Calliphora vicina chromosome 5, idCalVici1.1, whole genome shotgun sequence genome contains these proteins:
- the LOC135960877 gene encoding clavesin-2-like, producing the protein MARIKPLPVELQKVAETELGEKPNRIPSDLQALRTWIEQQPHLNARLEEQFLIQYLRGCKYSLEKSKQKIDLFFTLKSKFPDFFNATNVQESRFRKMYNYGLCGPLPRPLKDNEARILFIKFDGDVAKGLVDFDELYRVTNALHEIIIMDDPYACINGIIYIFDLNNITLNMAAKYTPTFLRKLVQFYEKSLPLRIKGIHFINAPSFIHSVLSIVLPMLTEKLRQRISVNGQNYESLYKIIPKQYLPCHLGGENGSMEEIFKDLDQKWLEYENYFKENANYGTNEQLRPGKPLDFDSMFGLGGSFRKLDVD; encoded by the exons ATGGCTCGTATAAAACCTTTACCTGTTGAATTACAAAAAGTGGCCGAAACCGAGTTGGGAGAAAAACCAAATAGAATACCCAGTGACCTACAGGCCTTGAGAACTTGGATAGAACAGCAACCCCATTTAAATGCTCGCTtggaagaacaatttttaatacaatatttaagaGGCTGTAAATACAGTTTGGAAAAATCAAAacagaaaattgatttatttttcactttgaAATCGAAATTTCCCGATTTTTTTAATGCCACCAATGTGCAGGAGTCTAGATTTAGGAAAATGTATAATTATGG ACTTTGCGGACCTTTACCCCGACCTCTTAAGGATAATGAAGCTCGTATCTTGTTCATTAAGTTTGATGGCGATGTGGCCAAAGGTCTGGTTGACTTTGATGAACTGTATCGGGTGACAAATGCCTTgcatgaaattattattatggaTGATCCCTATGCCTGCATAAATGGCATTATTTATATATtcgatttaaataatattacttTAAATATGGCTGCTAAATATACCCCCACATTTCTGCGCAAACTTGTGCAATTTTATGAGAAATCTTTGCCTTTGCGTATAAAGGGTATTCACTTTATAAATGCCCCCTCATTTATCCACAGTGTCTTGAGTATTGTACTACCAATGTTAACGGAGAAACTGAGACAAAGG ATATCTGTAAATGGCCAAAACTATGaaagtttatataaaataatacccaAACAATATTTGCCCTGCCATTTGGGTGGCGAGAATGGTTCAATGGAAGAAATTTTTAAGGACCTGGACCAGAAATGGTTGGAATATGAGAACTATTTTAAGGAAAATGCCAACTATGGCACCAATGAACAATTGAGACCTGGCAAACCTCTTGATTTTGACAGTATGTTTGGTTTGGGTGGCTCATTCCGAAAATTAGATGTGGATTGA
- the LOC135959888 gene encoding alpha-tocopherol transfer protein-like — MLHIKPLSNELQQVALNELAEVPNRIPNDLQALRTWIEQEPHLNARLEEQFLIQYLRGCKYSLERAKAKIDLFFTLKSKFPDLFNVSDVNEAKFRKINSYGFGLPLPQPLNDNGPRIFFFKFEGDIAKGLIDIEDLFCVLNAMHEIFLMDDPYACINGIVYILDMKNISISMASQFTPSFLRKIVQFYEKSLPLRIKAVHLLNTPGFFHSVLSILLPLLSEKLRQRMFVYGQTYDNLEEKVPKKYLPLYLGGENGAREQILKDFDKKWLEYENYFKENANYGTHELLRPGKPIDFDSIYGLGGSFRILDVD; from the exons ATGCTGCACATAAAACCATTATCTAATGAATTGCAACAAGTGGCCCTAAACGAATTAGCTGAAGTACCCAATAGAATACCCAACGACTTGCAGGCCTTAAGAACTTGGATAGAACAGGAACCCCATTTGAATGCCCGCTTGGAGGagcaatttttaatacaatatttgcGCGGCTGTAAATACAGTTTGGAAAGGGCTAAAGCCaaaattgatttgtttttcaccttgaaatcaaaatttcccGATTTGTTTAATGTTTCGGATGTAAATGAGGCTAAATTTAGGAAAATTAATAGTTATGG cttTGGCTTGCCTTTACCCCAACCTCTTAACGACAATGGCCCTcgtatatttttcttcaaattcgAAGGCGATATTGCCAAAGGTCTAATTGATATAGAGGATTTGTTTTGTGTGCTAAATGCCATGCACGAAATTTTTCTTATGGATGATCCCTATGCCTGTATTAATGGAATTGTATATATACtggacatgaaaaatatttccataagtATGGCTTCCCAGTTCACACCATCTTTTCTGCGTAAAATTGTGCAATTTTATGAGAAATCTTTACCGCTACGTATAAAGGCTGTTCACCTGTTAAATACTCCGGGATTTTTTCACAGTGTCTTGAGTATTTTGCTGCCGTTGTTGTCAGAGAAACTGAGACAAAGG ATGTTTGTTTATGGCCAAACCTACGATAATTTGGAGGAAAAAGTgcccaaaaaatatttaccctTATATTTAGGTGGAGAGAATGGTGCaagagaacaaattttaaaggactTTGATAAGAAATGGTTAGAGTATGAGaattattttaaggaaaatgcTAACTATGGCACCCATGAACTATTGAGACCTGGCAAACCCATAGATTTTGACAGTATTTATGGTTTGGGTGGCTCATTCCGGATATTAGATGTAGATTGA
- the LOC135960878 gene encoding alpha-tocopherol transfer protein-like: MAQIRPLTEDLQKAAAEIGEDPARIAADLEALKTWIKQQPHLSANTDDQFLIAFLRGCKYSMEKAKSKIDKFYTLKTKFPDFFGCTDVDDPKFREIFRLGIWSYLPTPLNGNGPRIGIMRMGLHPADKYNIEEVMRVACALQEIILLEDDYATINGAVFIGDFEKATMAHMFQMTPSVAKKMTVFSEEAVPLRPKASHFINTPAGFEPVFNMIKPMMSEKQQQRLYVHGNKMDLLTKEIPLKYLPKEYGGENGCIADLTVEWEKKLDDYRDYFKKNAEYGTDESIRPGKAIDFDSMFGIEGSFRKLNVD, translated from the exons ATGGCGCAAATACGACCCTTAACTGAGGATTTACAAAAGGCAGCCGCCGAAATTGGTGAAGATCCCGCTCGTATTGCAGCCGATTTGGAGGCATTGAAAACCTGGATTAAACAACAGCCACATTTAAGTGCCAATACAGATGATCAGTTTTTGATTGCTTTTCTGCGCGGCTGTAAATACAGCATGGAGAAGGCCAAATCAAAGATagataaattttatacattaaaaacaaaatttccggaTTTTTTCGGTTGTACAGATGTGGATGATCCCAAGTTTAGGGAAATATTTCGTTTAGG CATTTGGTCTTATTTGCCTACACCTTTGAATGGTAATGGTCCTCGTATTGGTATAATGCGCATGGGTCTTCATCCCGCCGATAAATATAACATTGAAGAGGTTATGAGGGTGGCTTGTGCCTTGCAAGAAATTATTTTGCTCGAAGATGATTATGCCACTATTAATGGTGCTGTATTTATTGGAGATTTTGAAAAAGCCACCATGGCTCATATGTTCCAAATGACGCCTTCAGTTGCCAAGAAAATGACAGTGTTTTCGGAAGAAGCAGTGCCTCTCAGACCCAAAGCCTCACATTTTATTAACACTCCAGCCGGTTTTGAGCCAGTTTTCAATATGATTAAGCCCATGATGTCGGAAAAGCAACAGCAAAGG ttGTATGTCCATGGCAACAAAATGGACTTGCTGACCAAAGAAATTCCCTTGAAGTATTTGCCCAAAGAATATGGCGGCGAAAATGGTTGTATTGCTGATCTCACCGTTGAATGGGAAAAGAAATTGGACGACTACAgggattatttcaaaaaaaatgccGAATATGGCACCGATGAAAGTATACGCCCCGGCAAGGCTATCGATTTTGATAGCATGTTTGGCATAGAAGGATCTTTCCGTAAATTGAATGTGGATTGA